One genomic region from Reichenbachiella ulvae encodes:
- a CDS encoding amino acid permease, with amino-acid sequence MSELLKPKANFGTLPVFFTAISTILGAVMFLRFGYAVGSVGFLGTLAIVFIGHLVTIPTSMSIAEIATNQKVEGGGEYYIMSRSFGINIGAAIGVALYLSQAISVAFYVIAFAEAFDPVIAWLADSHGIYISDKRMISVPAMILLSILMLTKGADLGMKALYVVVFTLFVSLVMFFMGSTDYQANLQEFDMLAHVPSNDDFFLVFAIIFPAFTGMTAGVGLSGDLKDPKKSIPMGTVSATLIGMVIYVFIAYKLATNASPEDLVSNPLIMSDIALWGPIIPIGLAAATISSALGSIMVAPRTLQALAGDKIFPSLKLNMFLSKGKKSSNEPINATLVTIGIALFFVSLGDIDSVAKVISMFFMVTYGAICTISFFQHFAADPSYRPAFRSKWFISLLGAIMCLFLVFKMDPAYAFFSLLIMVLIYFGLSRYNKDNAGMANIFQGVIFQLIRQIQVFIQKAEKDDQNWRPSVICISGDAFERPAAFELMRWISHRYGFGTYLHFIKGYFSKETYEQSRSELERLIRVADISNSNVYVDTLVSPSYTTAIAQTLQLPSVSGKDNNMILFEYSKAKPGNLEEIMDNYSMVRTSGFDTCILASSDRGLEVKREIHIWITPSDFLNSNLMILLGYVILGHPQWKKAEIKISAIVPKSEVQEEKKELLDLIKSGRLPISANNVNIIEREEERSNKQLINEYSKDADLTIIGFRSEAVKQRGEELFEGFDEVGDILFVNSTHTKVIS; translated from the coding sequence ATGAGCGAATTATTAAAACCCAAAGCTAATTTTGGGACCCTTCCGGTATTCTTTACCGCTATATCTACTATTCTGGGTGCAGTGATGTTTTTGCGATTCGGCTATGCTGTAGGCAGTGTAGGATTCTTGGGAACATTGGCCATTGTATTCATTGGCCATCTGGTCACGATACCCACCTCCATGTCCATCGCCGAGATCGCCACCAACCAAAAGGTAGAAGGAGGAGGAGAGTATTACATCATGTCCCGATCCTTTGGTATCAACATAGGAGCGGCGATTGGTGTGGCCTTGTATTTGTCTCAGGCCATCAGCGTGGCATTCTATGTCATCGCCTTTGCCGAGGCTTTTGATCCGGTGATTGCCTGGTTGGCAGACAGCCATGGGATTTACATTTCGGACAAGAGGATGATAAGTGTCCCCGCTATGATATTATTAAGCATACTCATGTTGACTAAGGGGGCTGACCTGGGGATGAAAGCACTCTATGTGGTGGTGTTCACTTTGTTCGTCTCACTGGTCATGTTTTTTATGGGCAGCACCGATTATCAGGCCAATTTGCAGGAGTTCGATATGCTGGCTCATGTGCCTTCTAATGATGATTTCTTTCTAGTGTTTGCGATTATTTTCCCGGCTTTTACGGGCATGACAGCAGGGGTGGGATTGTCAGGAGACCTAAAAGATCCCAAAAAATCTATCCCTATGGGGACGGTGTCTGCGACCTTGATTGGCATGGTGATCTATGTTTTTATCGCCTACAAGTTGGCCACCAATGCCAGTCCAGAGGATTTGGTCAGCAATCCGTTGATCATGTCTGATATTGCGCTATGGGGACCCATCATCCCGATAGGTTTGGCAGCAGCCACGATTTCATCTGCTTTGGGATCGATCATGGTAGCACCACGTACCTTGCAGGCGCTGGCTGGAGACAAAATATTCCCTTCTTTGAAATTGAACATGTTTCTGTCCAAAGGGAAAAAGAGTAGCAATGAACCGATCAATGCCACTTTGGTGACCATTGGTATTGCCTTGTTTTTTGTTTCGCTAGGAGATATTGACTCGGTAGCAAAGGTGATCTCCATGTTTTTCATGGTGACCTATGGGGCGATTTGTACAATCTCTTTCTTTCAGCATTTTGCGGCGGATCCTTCGTATCGTCCTGCTTTCAGGTCTAAGTGGTTCATCTCGCTGCTAGGCGCGATCATGTGTTTGTTTTTGGTCTTCAAGATGGATCCGGCTTATGCCTTTTTCTCTTTACTGATCATGGTGCTGATCTACTTCGGTCTGTCTCGCTACAACAAGGACAATGCAGGGATGGCCAATATCTTTCAGGGAGTGATCTTTCAGCTGATCCGACAGATTCAGGTCTTTATCCAAAAGGCGGAGAAGGATGATCAAAACTGGAGACCTTCGGTGATTTGTATTTCGGGTGATGCCTTTGAGCGTCCTGCGGCCTTCGAGCTCATGCGATGGATTTCGCATCGCTATGGTTTCGGTACTTATTTGCACTTCATCAAAGGCTATTTTTCCAAAGAAACTTACGAGCAGTCACGCAGCGAGCTGGAGAGACTGATTCGTGTTGCAGACATTTCCAATAGCAATGTGTATGTGGATACCCTGGTGTCGCCATCATATACCACTGCTATTGCTCAGACGCTGCAGTTGCCGAGTGTTTCGGGCAAGGATAACAACATGATCCTATTCGAATATTCTAAAGCCAAACCAGGCAATCTGGAAGAGATCATGGACAACTATTCCATGGTCAGAACTTCGGGATTTGATACCTGTATATTGGCGAGTAGCGATCGGGGACTAGAGGTGAAACGAGAAATCCATATCTGGATTACCCCATCGGATTTTTTGAATTCTAATTTGATGATCTTGCTAGGTTACGTGATTTTGGGGCACCCGCAGTGGAAGAAGGCTGAGATCAAGATCTCTGCCATCGTGCCAAAATCTGAAGTCCAGGAAGAGAAGAAAGAACTGTTGGATTTGATCAAATCTGGTC
- a CDS encoding REP-associated tyrosine transposase: MSTNYRITDQSRPHFLTLTLVEWVDLFTREKYKEIIMDSLRFCIEEKGLVLYAYVIMSNHVHLIVRSKNEELSSTIRDLKRYTSKMIFEQLSKDSNESRKNWLLWIFKSQGAKSNSNRNFKVWQHENHPVILDSNSIQDQKLNYIHLNPVRAGICRSPEDYVYSSADAYAGGTPTIPIEFIQ; the protein is encoded by the coding sequence ATGAGTACCAACTATCGAATCACTGACCAAAGCAGACCTCACTTCTTAACCCTCACATTGGTAGAATGGGTTGACCTTTTCACTAGAGAGAAATACAAAGAAATCATAATGGATAGCCTTCGTTTTTGCATTGAAGAAAAGGGATTGGTTTTGTATGCCTATGTGATCATGAGCAATCATGTTCATCTGATCGTTCGATCTAAAAATGAAGAACTTTCAAGTACCATCCGTGATTTGAAAAGATATACATCCAAAATGATTTTTGAACAATTGAGTAAGGACTCAAATGAAAGCAGGAAAAATTGGCTTCTCTGGATATTCAAATCTCAAGGAGCAAAAAGCAATAGCAATCGAAATTTCAAAGTTTGGCAACATGAGAACCATCCAGTTATTCTAGATAGCAATTCAATACAAGATCAAAAACTAAATTACATACACTTAAACCCAGTCCGGGCTGGTATCTGTAGATCGCCAGAAGACTACGTTTATTCCAGCGCGGATGCCTATGCTGGTGGAACACCCACAATACCGATAGAATTCATTCAATAA
- a CDS encoding DUF4139 domain-containing protein — protein MKYLILIALLFTYPSFSQSFTERDIKTKIEEVTIFVQGGQVTRTGNLDIPKGKSILLAKSLSPHIDEKSIQVKAIGDFTILSVNHKLNYLNTLKKEKKIDSLINQIENLELKISKAESRLQILSEKQSLLDANKNLGGETAGVSLSQMKQAIEFYDQELTQIKTEEIQTGLKIRKLEEQKSRIEQEISLVRDKNELPTSQIEIRVDSKNKTHGKFEITYLVANIGWYPKYDIRVENVEKPLVINYKAEIYQNTGIDWNNVKLKLSNGDPNQSGLAPELETWYLNYARNTIVNRSNYGKITQSVRNMTGQILDENGQALPGASIQVKGTTIGTISDIDGNYSLVLPNGATHLTVSFLGYSSQVIPITSQNITTRLEPDLQSLEEVVVIGYGSSNKLRGKIAGVGIGGNSNLSKEAKIITTTTIENQTTVEFEVDEPYSIKSNGESLSVDLNSFEIETVYEYYAVPKLDKDAFLIARIVNWDQYNLLEGEANLYFEDAYVGRSILDARSLEDTLNISLGRDKSIVIGREKVDEFSKRRTLATNKMESRGYRIIARNKKSQRINLTLFDQIPVSAISDISVTPTELSNGILEEKTGEVSWQLELQPQEQRKLNLNYEVKYPKYEKIILE, from the coding sequence ATGAAATACCTTATACTAATCGCACTTTTATTCACATATCCATCCTTCTCCCAATCTTTCACCGAAAGAGATATCAAAACAAAAATCGAAGAGGTTACCATTTTTGTACAAGGTGGTCAGGTTACTCGAACCGGAAATCTAGATATCCCAAAAGGAAAATCAATTCTTCTTGCGAAATCCCTTTCCCCACACATTGATGAGAAGAGTATACAAGTAAAAGCAATTGGTGACTTTACGATTCTATCAGTAAATCATAAGTTGAACTATCTCAATACGCTAAAAAAGGAAAAGAAAATTGACAGTTTAATTAACCAAATTGAAAACCTAGAATTAAAAATTTCGAAAGCTGAATCCAGACTTCAAATTCTTAGCGAAAAACAGAGTTTACTTGATGCAAATAAAAACTTGGGTGGAGAAACTGCCGGTGTTTCTTTATCTCAAATGAAACAAGCTATCGAGTTTTATGATCAGGAACTTACGCAAATCAAAACGGAAGAGATTCAAACTGGACTAAAAATCAGGAAACTGGAAGAGCAAAAATCGAGGATCGAACAAGAAATCTCTCTTGTTAGGGATAAAAATGAGCTACCTACTAGCCAAATTGAAATAAGAGTCGATAGTAAAAACAAAACCCATGGGAAGTTTGAAATCACCTATCTGGTTGCCAATATAGGTTGGTATCCCAAATACGATATTAGGGTAGAGAATGTGGAGAAACCATTGGTAATAAATTACAAAGCAGAAATCTACCAAAACACAGGGATCGATTGGAATAATGTAAAGTTGAAACTATCGAATGGAGATCCTAATCAAAGCGGGTTAGCTCCAGAACTAGAAACCTGGTATCTAAACTATGCACGTAATACCATCGTCAACCGTAGTAATTACGGAAAGATAACCCAATCCGTTAGAAATATGACGGGCCAAATTCTAGATGAAAATGGCCAGGCTCTCCCTGGTGCAAGCATTCAAGTAAAGGGAACTACCATTGGAACAATTTCGGATATTGACGGCAACTACTCCTTAGTCTTACCGAATGGGGCAACTCATTTGACTGTTTCATTCCTTGGATATTCAAGTCAAGTCATCCCGATAACATCGCAAAACATCACTACTCGTCTCGAACCCGATTTGCAGTCATTAGAAGAAGTGGTTGTCATAGGCTATGGCTCAAGTAATAAATTAAGAGGAAAAATAGCAGGGGTTGGTATAGGAGGCAACTCCAATTTGTCCAAAGAAGCTAAAATCATCACCACTACAACTATAGAAAACCAAACCACTGTAGAATTTGAAGTAGATGAACCTTACTCCATCAAGTCAAATGGTGAGTCACTTTCAGTGGACTTAAACAGTTTCGAAATTGAAACAGTATACGAATATTATGCAGTACCCAAACTCGATAAAGATGCTTTCCTAATAGCCAGGATAGTCAATTGGGATCAATACAATCTGCTTGAAGGTGAAGCAAATTTATATTTTGAAGACGCCTATGTAGGTCGGTCTATTCTGGATGCTCGATCCTTGGAAGACACCTTAAACATTTCCCTGGGCAGAGACAAAAGCATCGTAATTGGTCGTGAAAAAGTTGACGAATTTAGCAAAAGAAGAACCTTGGCCACTAACAAAATGGAAAGCCGAGGCTATAGAATTATCGCTAGAAACAAAAAAAGCCAAAGGATCAATTTGACACTTTTCGATCAGATTCCGGTTTCAGCAATCAGCGACATTTCAGTAACACCCACTGAACTTTCAAACGGAATCCTAGAAGAAAAAACAGGAGAGGTATCATGGCAACTCGAACTACAACCCCAGGAACAAAGGAAGTTGAATTTGAACTATGAAGTAAAGTACCCGAAATACGAAAAAATAATCCTCGAGTAA
- the ftsZ gene encoding cell division protein FtsZ, with translation MTEGSIKFDLPTHHKSIIKVIGVGGGGSNAVNHMYNQGITGVEFIVCNTDSQALNVSAIPNKLQIGVNLTEGLGAGANPEKGKNAALENKEEIRNMLNEDTKMVFITAGMGGGTGTGAAPVIAQVAKELGILTVGIVTVPFKFEGKKKMRQAMAGVESLKNNCDTVLVILNDKLLETFGNLSLNQAFAQADNVLTTAAKGIAEIITVPGYVNVDFEDVKTVMKDSGGAVMGSSETSGENRAIRAIEEAINSPLLNNQNIQGAEKILLSIISGDQAELKMDELNEITEFMQDIAGDDAEVIFGHGVDSELGEGIRVTIIATGFDRADVQEPAIPNTVKENTNPNTAPINQAPVQEEEEDIDKKVYELERDKTRAQFELFSQEAREKSREQKLEEDFQLKMKSFQFEKPEPRENDRETFHKSFDRPAADHHQNDDFDLEMRNIFLESQKNNDPLDEPLEELDGMAHPPSRKIMLMEQSEQRRQKLNNLNSDSDGYDASSYKEKFDVPAYQRKKVDLKNVPLSSESFVSKYNLNEDQQLGGNKFLHDNVD, from the coding sequence ATGACAGAAGGTAGTATTAAATTTGATTTGCCTACGCATCACAAGTCGATCATCAAGGTGATCGGTGTAGGAGGGGGCGGTAGCAATGCCGTCAACCACATGTATAACCAGGGCATCACGGGAGTGGAGTTCATCGTATGTAATACGGACTCACAAGCGCTCAACGTTAGTGCCATTCCGAACAAACTCCAGATAGGAGTCAACCTCACAGAAGGTTTGGGAGCGGGGGCGAATCCTGAAAAAGGAAAGAACGCCGCACTGGAAAACAAAGAAGAAATTAGAAACATGCTGAATGAGGACACTAAGATGGTCTTCATCACTGCAGGTATGGGTGGAGGTACCGGTACAGGTGCGGCTCCAGTCATCGCTCAGGTAGCCAAAGAGCTGGGCATCCTGACAGTGGGCATCGTGACTGTTCCTTTCAAATTCGAAGGGAAGAAGAAAATGCGTCAGGCCATGGCCGGCGTAGAATCACTGAAAAACAACTGTGATACTGTACTGGTCATTCTCAACGACAAGTTGCTGGAGACTTTTGGTAATCTGTCCTTGAATCAGGCTTTCGCTCAGGCCGACAATGTATTGACCACTGCGGCCAAGGGTATCGCAGAGATCATCACTGTACCAGGCTATGTCAACGTCGATTTTGAGGATGTGAAGACAGTAATGAAGGACAGTGGTGGAGCTGTAATGGGCTCATCAGAGACCTCTGGAGAAAACAGAGCTATTCGTGCGATCGAAGAGGCGATCAACTCTCCATTGCTCAACAACCAAAATATTCAGGGTGCAGAAAAGATCCTCTTGTCTATCATTTCCGGCGATCAGGCCGAGTTGAAGATGGACGAGTTGAACGAGATTACCGAATTTATGCAGGACATCGCTGGCGATGATGCAGAAGTGATCTTTGGTCATGGTGTGGATTCTGAATTGGGTGAGGGTATCCGAGTTACGATCATCGCTACTGGTTTTGACAGAGCGGATGTTCAGGAGCCTGCCATCCCTAATACGGTAAAGGAAAACACCAACCCTAATACAGCCCCGATCAATCAGGCGCCTGTTCAGGAGGAAGAAGAGGATATAGACAAAAAAGTCTATGAACTCGAAAGAGATAAGACTCGCGCGCAGTTCGAATTGTTCTCACAAGAGGCAAGAGAAAAAAGCCGTGAGCAGAAGCTGGAAGAGGATTTTCAGTTGAAGATGAAATCTTTCCAATTTGAGAAGCCAGAGCCAAGAGAGAATGACCGGGAGACTTTCCATAAGTCATTTGATCGTCCTGCGGCAGATCACCACCAAAACGATGATTTTGATCTGGAGATGAGAAACATCTTTTTGGAATCACAAAAAAACAACGATCCACTGGATGAGCCGCTAGAAGAGCTGGATGGCATGGCGCATCCACCTTCACGCAAAATCATGTTGATGGAGCAGTCAGAGCAGCGCAGACAAAAGCTCAATAACCTCAACAGCGATTCGGATGGATATGATGCTTCTTCGTACAAAGAGAAGTTTGATGTGCCAGCTTATCAGCGCAAAAAGGTGGATTTGAAGAACGTTCCGCTTTCTTCAGAAAGCTTCGTGTCCAAGTACAATCTGAATGAAGATCAGCAACTGGGCGGGAACAAGTTTTTGCACGATAACGTGGACTAA
- the ftsA gene encoding cell division protein FtsA, with protein sequence MENNDIIVGLDIGTTKICAIVGRKNEFGKLEVLGMGKAVSDGVIRGIVTNIDKTINAIRKAVSEAEEQSGIDIRVVNVGIAGQHIRSSVHHGSIIRHTSDDEITIEDVNRLINDMYKIVIPPGSEIIHVMPQDYIVDYEEGIKDPVGMSGVRLEADFHVITAQTNAIQNINKCVQRAGLEIDNLVLEPLASSLSVLSDEEKEAGVCLVDIGGGTTDIAIFHENIIRHTSVIPFGGNIITSDIKDGCNVLNHQAEILKTKFGQALSEMANENEVVSIPGLKNRDPKEISVKNLARIIEARMEEIIEMVHTKIITSGYENKLAGGIVITGGGSQLVSIKQLFEYMTGLDARIGFPNEHLGKSKIESVKSPMYATSVGLVLCGYKALDDRDNRFLTTEAGIKNYDKRGKHLGDGSDSIFKKILEKTKGILIDDFEERK encoded by the coding sequence ATGGAAAACAACGACATTATCGTAGGTCTTGACATTGGTACAACTAAGATTTGTGCCATTGTAGGACGAAAAAATGAGTTCGGCAAGCTCGAGGTTTTGGGCATGGGCAAGGCAGTCTCTGATGGAGTGATCCGCGGGATTGTGACCAACATCGACAAGACCATCAATGCGATCCGAAAGGCAGTATCTGAGGCTGAGGAGCAATCAGGTATTGATATCCGCGTGGTAAACGTGGGGATAGCAGGTCAGCATATCCGCAGCTCGGTACATCATGGGTCGATCATCAGACACACGTCTGACGATGAGATCACGATCGAGGATGTAAATAGACTGATCAATGACATGTACAAGATCGTGATTCCACCAGGGAGCGAGATCATCCATGTGATGCCGCAGGACTATATCGTAGACTATGAAGAAGGAATCAAAGACCCAGTAGGAATGTCTGGCGTTCGATTGGAGGCAGATTTTCATGTGATCACAGCGCAGACTAACGCGATCCAGAACATCAACAAGTGCGTGCAGAGAGCCGGACTGGAGATTGACAATCTGGTACTGGAGCCATTGGCATCTAGTCTATCTGTGCTAAGCGACGAAGAAAAAGAAGCCGGTGTTTGCCTGGTGGATATTGGAGGCGGTACTACAGACATCGCGATCTTCCACGAAAACATCATTCGCCATACCTCTGTGATACCATTCGGAGGCAACATCATTACGTCGGACATCAAGGATGGCTGCAATGTACTGAATCATCAGGCGGAGATCTTAAAGACAAAGTTTGGTCAAGCCCTGAGCGAAATGGCCAACGAAAATGAAGTGGTTTCTATCCCAGGTCTGAAAAACCGCGATCCAAAGGAGATCTCGGTTAAGAATCTGGCGCGCATCATCGAAGCGCGTATGGAAGAAATCATCGAGATGGTGCATACCAAGATTATTACCAGTGGCTATGAAAACAAACTGGCTGGCGGGATTGTGATCACCGGAGGTGGTTCGCAGCTCGTGTCTATCAAGCAGTTGTTCGAGTACATGACTGGATTGGATGCACGTATTGGCTTCCCTAACGAGCACTTAGGTAAGAGCAAGATCGAGAGCGTGAAAAGCCCAATGTATGCGACATCTGTTGGTCTCGTACTTTGCGGATACAAGGCGCTGGACGATAGAGACAATAGATTCCTGACCACTGAAGCTGGCATCAAGAACTATGACAAACGAGGTAAGCATCTGGGTGATGGCTCTGACAGTATTTTCAAGAAGATTCTTGAGAAGACGAAAGGCATCCTGATCGATGACTTTGAAGAAAGGAAATAA
- a CDS encoding cell division protein FtsQ/DivIB, whose translation MKWILKIWKSFKYGLIGMGLLVIIGFSSARHQDRYISDVIISVDNQFHNYFIDQQDVLDLINERGKDYLLASDMGALDLKELEQRIESHQFVEDAQAYLDLNGKLSIDVKQNRPIARVINPNGKDLYIGTKGDVLPESEHYTARVVLIELEDEFWLPEYDIKDAKGGEQVFELLSFIVEDKFWQSQIAGMRIKKDMDIELFPQVTKQLVEFGPAENIESKFMRLKTFYKEILPYKGWNTYETVNLKYKDQIVCK comes from the coding sequence ATGAAGTGGATCTTGAAAATATGGAAATCATTTAAGTATGGCCTGATCGGAATGGGGCTGTTGGTCATCATTGGCTTCAGTTCTGCACGTCATCAGGACAGGTACATCAGCGATGTGATCATCTCTGTCGACAACCAGTTTCACAACTACTTCATCGATCAGCAGGATGTGCTGGATCTGATCAACGAACGTGGTAAGGACTATTTGCTAGCCAGTGACATGGGAGCTTTGGATCTGAAAGAGCTAGAGCAGCGTATCGAGAGCCATCAGTTTGTGGAGGATGCTCAGGCTTATCTTGACCTGAATGGCAAGTTGTCGATCGACGTGAAGCAGAATCGTCCGATTGCGCGTGTGATCAATCCCAATGGAAAGGATCTCTACATCGGGACCAAAGGAGATGTGCTGCCTGAGTCGGAGCACTATACGGCACGTGTGGTGTTGATCGAGCTGGAAGATGAGTTTTGGCTGCCAGAGTACGATATCAAAGATGCCAAAGGTGGCGAGCAGGTATTCGAGCTGCTCAGCTTCATCGTGGAGGATAAATTTTGGCAATCCCAAATCGCGGGAATGCGCATCAAAAAGGATATGGACATAGAACTATTCCCTCAAGTGACAAAGCAGTTGGTGGAGTTCGGTCCGGCGGAAAATATTGAAAGTAAGTTCATGAGACTGAAGACCTTTTACAAGGAGATTTTGCCTTACAAGGGTTGGAATACTTATGAAACTGTGAATTTGAAATACAAAGATCAAATAGTCTGTAAATAA
- the murC gene encoding UDP-N-acetylmuramate--L-alanine ligase: MRLEEVHSVYFLGIGGIGMSAIARWFHANGYAVSGYDRTSTVLTRRLEEEGIAIHYQDDVSLISDRVQEDKQGSLIIYTPAVPKDLKELNYFQSEGYEIYKRSQVLGMLTQSKFTIAVAGTHGKTTTSSMVAHLLKAMGVDCSAFVGGIMSNYDSNLLIGQNDDVMVVEADEFDRSFLTLHPDVAIITATDADHLDIYGDRDALKDSFKAFIQNIKKDGKLFLEDKVAKDLDLKEQEGLTIQTYGLKTGDIQASNLTIDQGDFCFDYISEDRKVDGLKLSMSGFHNVSNAIAALSTVLPFEKENEKVQQALASYKGVKRRFEYIIKSEDMVFIDDYAHHPEEINALLKSVRAIYPEKEMTVIFQPHLFSRTRDFMDGFAESLSLADRVLLLDIYPARELPIEGVTSAVIKEKIENTEVLSYVKDDVLQYFDNKRPELLLTVGAGDIDTLVQPIKEKLLA; the protein is encoded by the coding sequence ATGAGATTAGAAGAAGTACATAGCGTTTATTTCCTCGGTATCGGGGGCATCGGTATGAGCGCCATTGCGAGATGGTTTCATGCCAATGGCTATGCCGTGTCTGGCTATGACCGCACTTCGACCGTCCTTACCAGGCGATTGGAAGAGGAAGGAATTGCGATTCATTATCAGGATGATGTGTCACTGATATCTGATCGTGTGCAGGAGGATAAGCAAGGCAGTTTGATCATCTACACCCCTGCTGTCCCAAAAGACTTGAAGGAGCTGAATTATTTTCAGTCCGAAGGCTATGAGATATACAAGCGCTCGCAGGTGCTGGGGATGTTGACCCAATCGAAATTCACCATCGCAGTGGCGGGTACGCACGGCAAGACGACTACTTCATCTATGGTTGCGCATTTGCTCAAGGCCATGGGAGTGGATTGTTCTGCTTTTGTCGGTGGTATCATGAGCAACTACGACTCTAATCTTTTGATTGGGCAGAATGATGATGTGATGGTCGTAGAAGCTGATGAATTCGACCGCTCATTCCTGACTTTGCATCCAGATGTGGCGATCATCACCGCGACAGATGCAGATCACTTGGATATCTATGGCGACAGGGATGCCCTGAAAGATTCTTTCAAGGCTTTCATTCAGAATATCAAGAAAGATGGCAAACTGTTCTTGGAAGATAAAGTCGCAAAAGACCTGGACCTGAAAGAACAAGAGGGTTTGACCATCCAGACTTATGGATTGAAAACCGGAGACATACAGGCGAGCAATCTAACGATAGATCAGGGAGACTTTTGCTTCGACTATATCAGCGAGGATCGAAAAGTGGATGGGCTCAAGCTATCCATGTCGGGCTTTCACAATGTTTCGAATGCCATTGCTGCTTTGTCCACGGTGTTGCCATTCGAAAAGGAAAATGAAAAAGTACAGCAGGCTTTGGCCAGCTACAAAGGGGTGAAGCGAAGATTCGAATACATCATCAAGTCGGAGGACATGGTGTTTATCGATGATTATGCGCACCACCCAGAGGAAATCAATGCCCTGCTGAAATCGGTAAGGGCGATCTATCCTGAGAAGGAAATGACAGTGATTTTTCAACCGCATTTGTTCAGCAGGACGAGGGACTTTATGGATGGATTTGCAGAGAGTCTGTCTTTGGCAGATCGTGTGTTGCTATTGGATATCTATCCAGCACGGGAGCTGCCGATCGAGGGAGTGACTTCAGCAGTCATAAAGGAGAAAATTGAAAACACAGAAGTACTTTCTTATGTGAAGGACGATGTGTTGCAATACTTTGATAACAAGCGCCCAGAGCTGTTGTTGACAGTAGGGGCGGGAGATATAGATACTTTGGTTCAACCTATTAAAGAGAAGTTGTTGGCATGA
- the murG gene encoding undecaprenyldiphospho-muramoylpentapeptide beta-N-acetylglucosaminyltransferase gives MSEKKRTYRIMISGGGTGGHIYPAISIANALKEMHPDTEFLFVGAKGKMEMEKVPEAGYKIVGLRISGLQRSLKLSNLMFPFKVLFSVAKAFKLLKQFKPDVVIGVGGYASGPLLHAATKKGIPTLIQEQNGFAGLTNRLLAKKVDKVCVAYENMERFFPKDRIVMTGNPVRTDILSTEGKRTEALKHFGLSADKKTLLIIGGSLGARTINNAIAEGAERLVNEGIQVLWQTGKFYIDEMMERTKDIDSKSLKVLPFIKEMDLAYAAADVIISRAGASSISELSLVGKPVIFVPSPNVAEDHQTKNAMAMVSKEAAEHVSDSEAPEHLVKESILLLMDGQRQELLKENLKPLGKPNAAKDIANEVIALIEK, from the coding sequence ATGAGTGAGAAGAAAAGAACATATCGTATCATGATCAGTGGTGGAGGAACCGGAGGACATATCTATCCGGCGATATCCATTGCCAACGCACTGAAGGAAATGCATCCGGATACGGAGTTTTTGTTCGTCGGAGCGAAGGGGAAAATGGAGATGGAAAAAGTGCCTGAGGCAGGTTATAAGATCGTAGGTCTCAGAATCAGCGGTCTGCAAAGAAGCCTAAAGCTGAGCAACCTCATGTTTCCTTTTAAAGTGCTTTTCAGTGTGGCGAAGGCTTTCAAACTACTGAAGCAGTTCAAGCCAGATGTAGTGATCGGTGTGGGTGGCTATGCGAGTGGACCGCTGCTTCATGCGGCGACCAAAAAAGGCATTCCGACTTTGATTCAGGAGCAAAATGGATTTGCAGGTCTGACCAACAGACTGCTAGCCAAGAAAGTAGATAAGGTCTGTGTGGCCTACGAAAATATGGAGCGTTTCTTCCCTAAAGATAGAATCGTGATGACGGGTAACCCGGTTAGAACGGATATTCTGTCTACAGAGGGCAAGCGTACAGAGGCACTGAAGCATTTTGGTTTGAGTGCTGATAAGAAAACGCTTTTGATCATAGGAGGTAGTCTCGGTGCTCGCACCATCAACAATGCGATTGCCGAAGGAGCTGAGAGATTGGTCAACGAAGGCATACAAGTCCTGTGGCAAACCGGAAAATTCTACATCGATGAGATGATGGAGCGCACCAAGGACATTGATTCGAAGAGTCTAAAAGTATTACCATTCATCAAGGAGATGGATCTGGCTTATGCAGCTGCGGACGTGATCATTTCGAGAGCGGGCGCTTCCTCAATCTCTGAATTGAGTCTGGTGGGCAAGCCAGTGATTTTTGTTCCGTCACCGAATGTGGCCGAGGATCACCAAACGAAAAATGCCATGGCGATGGTGTCCAAAGAGGCGGCTGAGCATGTGTCTGATTCAGAAGCACCGGAGCATCTGGTGAAGGAATCAATCCTGCTGCTCATGGACGGGCAGCGTCAGGAATTATTGAAAGAGAATTTGAAGCCATTGGGGAAACCCAATGCGGCTAAAGATATAGCTAACGAAGTGATAGCACTGATCGAAAAATGA